One Drosophila subobscura isolate 14011-0131.10 chromosome U, UCBerk_Dsub_1.0, whole genome shotgun sequence DNA window includes the following coding sequences:
- the LOC117900460 gene encoding coiled-coil and C2 domain-containing protein 1-like isoform X2, translated as MFAKKKPEPAKRRQHNLAQFGLTEIPDDFDPSSGYGDDDGGDSDLEAELAAIASGGGQRPKAKPKPKLLPPSDLDKMIADSLRDVSDDDDDENLENDSDLLGELSGIGGLEEEEPETEEAAAEPAAANDEPVQTFLPTTTVDTLGIIKQRLEMYKQAEANAKTTGDSGKARRFGRGLKTLQDLHKQAAAGKTINVDDIPPEVSVKPAGGAVEPSPAVDESPAPATPVVQPRRVAPAPPTPTSPPAATPVEPAAPTNPLVAQMRSRQSEYKAAALQFKRSGDTANALQFLKVVKQFDVVVKMCEDGQEVDLSDMPPPPGEFLEFLAKMKDGAAPEAAAAPEPTPAPAPAPPPAAASTMLEALQQRLEKYQSVEAAAKAEDNTSKARRFGRIVKQYEDAIKQYKAGRPVAYDELPVPPGFGPLPTTESAPAAAPSLPTSPTSPPATASTSAGGTPTGSSAATPTGPRKAAPPPPQPTELTTRVTGNHQKSNLAEQQMKLLLERQKEFKVAAIEAKKAGEIDQAKEYLKIYKGFDSLLNAASSGLPVDLSTLPVPPSQRDNLEASFAIVSAEECDPSDDICEIGVRMEEQLAKQLMMCKNTRDHHKAMGDVAGMNRFENLALTVQKDLDLVRYSKRKGQPLPKFHYEKRNFNIVHCNTDLTDNELEIVVARGINYNVPNPKEVDTYVRVEFPLLNDESFKTKTNVIKDTNSPDYDERFKVDIQRTNRQFQRIFKRHGVKLEIYSRGGFLRSDTLIGTVNVKLQPLETKCDIHDTYDLMDGRKQVGGKLEVKVRVRNPILTKQIEHINEKWLVLDAEG; from the exons atgtttgctaagAAGAAACCAGAGCCTGCCAAGCGACGACAGCATAATTTGGCACAG TTTGGCTTGACGGAAATACCAGATGACTTTGATCCCAGCTCTGGCTATGGGGATGACGATGGCGGAGATAGCGATCTGGAGGCAGAgctggctgccattgccagtggCGGCGGCCAGAGGCCCAAGGcgaagcccaagccaaagctcCTGCCACCCAGTGATTTGGACAAAATGATTGCCGACAGCTTGCGTGATGTcagcgatgacgatgatgatgaaaatcTGGAAAATGATTCCGACCTGTTGGGCGAACTGAGTGGCATTGGCGGCTTGGAGGAGGAAGAACCAGAGAcggaagaagcagcagctgaaccAGCGGCTGCCAACGATGAGCCTGTGCAGACTTTCCTACCCACCACCACAGTGGATACGCTGGGCATAATCAAGCAGAGGCTGGAAATGTATAAACAGGCGGAGGCGAATGCCAAGACTACCGGAGATTCCGGCAAGGCGCGACGCTTTGGTCGAGGTCTCAAAACCTTACAAGATCTGCACAAGCAGGCGGCAGCCGGAAAGACCATCAATGTGGATGATATACCGCCTGAAGTAAGTGTGAAGCCAGCTGGAGGCGCCGTCGAACCCTCGCCAGCTGTAGATGAATCTCCTGCTCCAGCCACTCCAGTGGTACAGCCCAGACGTGTGGCTCCTGCTCCGCCCACACCAACATCTCCGCCAGCTGCTACACCTGTGGAGCCTGCCGCGCCAACAAATCCCCTTGTGGCTCAAATGCGCAGCCGTCAGAGTGAATACAAAGCTGCGGCCCTGCAATTCAAGCGCAGTGGCGACACAGCCAATGCCCTGCAGTTCCTCAAGGTGGTCAAACAATTCGATGTGGTGGTAAAAATGTGCGAGGATGGGCAGGAGGTTGATCTCAGTGACATGCCGCCACCACCCGGTGAATTTCTGGAGTTCCTAGCGAAGATGAAAGACGGAGCAGCCCccgaagcggcagcagctccagagcCGACACcggctccagcaccagctcctccgccagctgctgcctcaaCCATGCTggaggcactgcagcagcgcctGGAAAAGTATCAGTCTGTGGAGGCGGCTGCCAAGGCCGAGGACAACACCAGCAAGGCGCGACGCTTTGGACGGATTGTCAAGCAGTACGAGGATGCCATCAAACAGTACAAGGCGGGCAGACCAGTGGCCTACGATGAGCTGCCTGTGCCGCCAGGTTTCGGGCCACTGCCCACGACAGAGTCTGctccagcagccgcaccaTCACTGCCAACATCACCCACATCTCCGCCAGCCACGGCAAGCACTTCTGCGGGTGGAACTCCCACCGGCAGCAGCGCGGCCACACCAACGGGGCCACGAAAggcggcaccaccaccaccacagccaACAGAGCTGACGACACGCGTCACAGGCAACCATCAGAAGAGTAATCTGGCCGAGCAGCaaatgaagctgctgctggagcgacAAAAGGAGTTCAAGGTGGCCGCCATCGAAGCCAAGAAAGCGGGAGAAATAGATCAAGCCAAGGAGTACCTCAAGATCTACAAGGGATTCGATTCGCTGCTcaatgcagccagcagcggcctACCTGTGGATCTCAGCACG CTGCCCGTGCCGCCCTCACAGCGTGACAATTTGGAGGCCTCGTTTGCCATTGTGTCGGCAGAGGAATGCGATCCCAGCGATGACATCTGTGAGATTGGTGTACgcatggaggagcagctggccaagcagctgaTGATGTGCAAGAATACGCGAGACCATCACAAGGCCATGGGCGATGTGGCCGGCATGAATCGGTTCGAGAATCTAGCCCTAACTGTCCAAAAGGATCTCGATCTGGTGCGTTACTCCAAGCGCAAGGGCCAGCCACTGCCCAAGTTCCACTACGAAAAGCGCAACTTCAACATTGTCCACTGCAACACAGATCTGACAGACAACGAGCTGGAAATCGTTGTGGCACGAGGCATCAACTACAATGTGCCCAATCCCAAAGAAGTGGACACCTATGTGCGAGTAGAGTTTCCACTTCTCAAC GATGAATCTTtcaagacaaaaacaaatgtgaTTAAGGACACAAACAGCCCAGACTATGATGAACGCTTCAAGGTGGACATTCAGCGCACCAATCGCCAGTTTCAGCGTATCTTCAAGCGGCACGGTGTCAAGTTAGAGATATATTCCAGAGG AGGATTCCTGCGTTCCGACACACTGATTGGCACCGTCAATGTgaagctgcagccgctggagACCAAGTGTGACATACACGATACGTATGAT CTGATGGATGGTCGCAAGCAGGTGGGCGGCAAACTGGAGGTCAAAGTCCGCGTACGCAATCCCATACTGACGAAGCAAATCGAACACATCAACGAAAAGTGGCTGGTCCTAGACGCCGAGGGTTGA
- the LOC117900460 gene encoding coiled-coil and C2 domain-containing protein 1-like isoform X1, protein MFAKKKPEPAKRRQHNLAQFGLTEIPDDFDPSSGYGDDDGGDSDLEAELAAIASGGGQRPKAKPKPKLLPPSDLDKMIADSLRDVSDDDDDENLENDSDLLGELSGIGGLEEEEPETEEAAAEPAAANDEPVQTFLPTTTVDTLGIIKQRLEMYKQAEANAKTTGDSGKARRFGRGLKTLQDLHKQAAAGKTINVDDIPPEVSVKPAGGAVEPSPAVDESPAPATPVVQPRRVAPAPPTPTSPPAATPVEPAAPTNPLVAQMRSRQSEYKAAALQFKRSGDTANALQFLKVVKQFDVVVKMCEDGQEVDLSDMPPPPGEFLEFLAKMKDGAAPEAAAAPEPTPAPAPAPPPAAASTMLEALQQRLEKYQSVEAAAKAEDNTSKARRFGRIVKQYEDAIKQYKAGRPVAYDELPVPPGFGPLPTTESAPAAAPSLPTSPTSPPATASTSAGGTPTGSSAATPTGPRKAAPPPPQPTELTTRVTGNHQKSNLAEQQMKLLLERQKEFKVAAIEAKKAGEIDQAKEYLKIYKGFDSLLNAASSGLPVDLSTLPVPPSQRDNLEASFAIVSAEECDPSDDICEIGVRMEEQLAKQLMMCKNTRDHHKAMGDVAGMNRFENLALTVQKDLDLVRYSKRKGQPLPKFHYEKRNFNIVHCNTDLTDNELEIVVARGINYNVPNPKEVDTYVRVEFPLLNDESFKTKTNVIKDTNSPDYDERFKVDIQRTNRQFQRIFKRHGVKLEIYSRGCSIDCCGLSRKLPLCCFRGFLRSDTLIGTVNVKLQPLETKCDIHDTYDLMDGRKQVGGKLEVKVRVRNPILTKQIEHINEKWLVLDAEG, encoded by the exons atgtttgctaagAAGAAACCAGAGCCTGCCAAGCGACGACAGCATAATTTGGCACAG TTTGGCTTGACGGAAATACCAGATGACTTTGATCCCAGCTCTGGCTATGGGGATGACGATGGCGGAGATAGCGATCTGGAGGCAGAgctggctgccattgccagtggCGGCGGCCAGAGGCCCAAGGcgaagcccaagccaaagctcCTGCCACCCAGTGATTTGGACAAAATGATTGCCGACAGCTTGCGTGATGTcagcgatgacgatgatgatgaaaatcTGGAAAATGATTCCGACCTGTTGGGCGAACTGAGTGGCATTGGCGGCTTGGAGGAGGAAGAACCAGAGAcggaagaagcagcagctgaaccAGCGGCTGCCAACGATGAGCCTGTGCAGACTTTCCTACCCACCACCACAGTGGATACGCTGGGCATAATCAAGCAGAGGCTGGAAATGTATAAACAGGCGGAGGCGAATGCCAAGACTACCGGAGATTCCGGCAAGGCGCGACGCTTTGGTCGAGGTCTCAAAACCTTACAAGATCTGCACAAGCAGGCGGCAGCCGGAAAGACCATCAATGTGGATGATATACCGCCTGAAGTAAGTGTGAAGCCAGCTGGAGGCGCCGTCGAACCCTCGCCAGCTGTAGATGAATCTCCTGCTCCAGCCACTCCAGTGGTACAGCCCAGACGTGTGGCTCCTGCTCCGCCCACACCAACATCTCCGCCAGCTGCTACACCTGTGGAGCCTGCCGCGCCAACAAATCCCCTTGTGGCTCAAATGCGCAGCCGTCAGAGTGAATACAAAGCTGCGGCCCTGCAATTCAAGCGCAGTGGCGACACAGCCAATGCCCTGCAGTTCCTCAAGGTGGTCAAACAATTCGATGTGGTGGTAAAAATGTGCGAGGATGGGCAGGAGGTTGATCTCAGTGACATGCCGCCACCACCCGGTGAATTTCTGGAGTTCCTAGCGAAGATGAAAGACGGAGCAGCCCccgaagcggcagcagctccagagcCGACACcggctccagcaccagctcctccgccagctgctgcctcaaCCATGCTggaggcactgcagcagcgcctGGAAAAGTATCAGTCTGTGGAGGCGGCTGCCAAGGCCGAGGACAACACCAGCAAGGCGCGACGCTTTGGACGGATTGTCAAGCAGTACGAGGATGCCATCAAACAGTACAAGGCGGGCAGACCAGTGGCCTACGATGAGCTGCCTGTGCCGCCAGGTTTCGGGCCACTGCCCACGACAGAGTCTGctccagcagccgcaccaTCACTGCCAACATCACCCACATCTCCGCCAGCCACGGCAAGCACTTCTGCGGGTGGAACTCCCACCGGCAGCAGCGCGGCCACACCAACGGGGCCACGAAAggcggcaccaccaccaccacagccaACAGAGCTGACGACACGCGTCACAGGCAACCATCAGAAGAGTAATCTGGCCGAGCAGCaaatgaagctgctgctggagcgacAAAAGGAGTTCAAGGTGGCCGCCATCGAAGCCAAGAAAGCGGGAGAAATAGATCAAGCCAAGGAGTACCTCAAGATCTACAAGGGATTCGATTCGCTGCTcaatgcagccagcagcggcctACCTGTGGATCTCAGCACG CTGCCCGTGCCGCCCTCACAGCGTGACAATTTGGAGGCCTCGTTTGCCATTGTGTCGGCAGAGGAATGCGATCCCAGCGATGACATCTGTGAGATTGGTGTACgcatggaggagcagctggccaagcagctgaTGATGTGCAAGAATACGCGAGACCATCACAAGGCCATGGGCGATGTGGCCGGCATGAATCGGTTCGAGAATCTAGCCCTAACTGTCCAAAAGGATCTCGATCTGGTGCGTTACTCCAAGCGCAAGGGCCAGCCACTGCCCAAGTTCCACTACGAAAAGCGCAACTTCAACATTGTCCACTGCAACACAGATCTGACAGACAACGAGCTGGAAATCGTTGTGGCACGAGGCATCAACTACAATGTGCCCAATCCCAAAGAAGTGGACACCTATGTGCGAGTAGAGTTTCCACTTCTCAAC GATGAATCTTtcaagacaaaaacaaatgtgaTTAAGGACACAAACAGCCCAGACTATGATGAACGCTTCAAGGTGGACATTCAGCGCACCAATCGCCAGTTTCAGCGTATCTTCAAGCGGCACGGTGTCAAGTTAGAGATATATTCCAGAGG CTGCAGCATAGATTGTTGTGGACTAAGTCGTAAACTGCCCCTATGTTGTTTCAGAGGATTCCTGCGTTCCGACACACTGATTGGCACCGTCAATGTgaagctgcagccgctggagACCAAGTGTGACATACACGATACGTATGAT CTGATGGATGGTCGCAAGCAGGTGGGCGGCAAACTGGAGGTCAAAGTCCGCGTACGCAATCCCATACTGACGAAGCAAATCGAACACATCAACGAAAAGTGGCTGGTCCTAGACGCCGAGGGTTGA